A DNA window from Thermococcus sp. 4557 contains the following coding sequences:
- a CDS encoding ASCH domain-containing protein gives MKRKSVQIRKFMLIDSAYKSRILRGDKVTTIRYGDYEAKPGSEIYMVITPSDTAIAKVRITRVEKKKVRELTNEDAKLDGFSDVKELLRELNKIYGELYGDDEVTVIGFEVIKRFEDGIPLKWLKGLNYREPAEIARLYLENREKLNLNRETDFIMRRIYNEGLGRAVRTFGPKKVQGALLKTYHALYAAGVI, from the coding sequence TTGAAGAGGAAGAGCGTTCAGATAAGGAAGTTCATGCTGATTGACTCCGCCTACAAGTCGAGGATTCTCAGGGGCGACAAGGTGACGACGATACGCTACGGGGACTACGAAGCGAAGCCGGGGAGCGAAATCTACATGGTCATCACCCCGAGCGACACGGCTATAGCGAAGGTCAGGATAACCCGCGTTGAAAAGAAAAAGGTCAGGGAGCTCACCAACGAGGATGCAAAACTCGACGGTTTCTCCGACGTCAAGGAGCTCCTCAGAGAGCTGAACAAAATCTACGGCGAGCTCTACGGCGACGACGAGGTCACCGTCATAGGGTTTGAAGTTATAAAGCGCTTTGAGGACGGAATCCCGCTCAAGTGGCTCAAGGGCCTGAACTACCGCGAGCCGGCTGAAATAGCGCGCCTCTACCTCGAGAACCGGGAAAAGCTCAACCTCAACCGCGAGACGGACTTCATAATGCGCCGCATCTACAACGAGGGCCTCGGGAGGGCCGTGAGAACCTTCGGGCCGAAGAAGGTTCAGGGAGCTCTCCTCAAGACCTACCACGCCCTCTACGCGGCGGGGGTAATCTGA
- a CDS encoding phosphatase PAP2 family protein, translating to MEKAKFDAKFTALTAGVFIVLVLQATGLIYGINEWVNSQLPLVDTSIMHFLTGLGGWAPLAIFFSLAALSEHRHGGVTVRTAAFLLAVAFGLAAVGALKLIFAEPRPGPDYGTYAFPSGHTFRAAVIAAYGSDRWRKYAPAFWAYAVGIALTRLLLHVHWFSDVLFSLLFAPWLYLLLKSLLGGKFE from the coding sequence ATGGAGAAGGCTAAGTTCGACGCCAAATTCACCGCGCTCACGGCCGGAGTTTTCATCGTTCTGGTTCTCCAGGCTACAGGTTTAATCTACGGAATAAACGAGTGGGTTAATTCGCAGCTTCCCCTCGTGGATACGTCCATCATGCACTTCCTGACGGGGCTCGGAGGGTGGGCACCCCTTGCCATCTTCTTTTCTCTGGCTGCTCTTAGCGAACACAGGCACGGCGGCGTCACGGTTCGCACTGCTGCCTTCCTCCTCGCGGTGGCCTTTGGCCTTGCCGCCGTTGGGGCACTCAAGCTCATCTTTGCAGAACCGAGGCCGGGGCCGGACTACGGAACCTACGCCTTCCCCTCGGGCCACACCTTCCGTGCCGCGGTGATAGCGGCCTACGGCTCCGACAGGTGGAGGAAGTACGCTCCGGCCTTCTGGGCGTACGCCGTTGGAATAGCTCTCACGAGGCTCCTCCTCCACGTTCATTGGTTCAGCGACGTGCTCTTCAGCCTTCTCTTTGCCCCCTGGCTCTACCTCCTGCTCAAATCACTCCTCGGAGGGAAGTTCGAATGA
- a CDS encoding COG2426 family protein has translation MNGFIEVFLLSLIPTFEGRYAIVYGIGRGYPLWETLLAASLGVLLLSLALPAALPYIDRLMLWLEGTFLRKIAHLYLYYVERVRKKAHPYVEKWGFIGLTIFVAIPLPGTGVWTGALAAYLLAIEKRQTVPALILGGLVSMAITLLPALGLFG, from the coding sequence ATGAACGGCTTCATCGAGGTGTTCCTCCTCTCGCTGATTCCAACCTTTGAGGGGCGCTATGCGATAGTTTACGGCATAGGCAGGGGCTATCCCCTGTGGGAGACGCTTTTGGCCGCTTCCCTTGGCGTTCTGCTCCTCTCGCTGGCCCTTCCGGCGGCCCTTCCCTACATAGACCGGCTGATGCTCTGGCTTGAGGGAACCTTCCTGAGGAAGATAGCCCACCTCTACCTCTACTACGTCGAGCGCGTGAGGAAGAAGGCCCACCCCTACGTTGAGAAGTGGGGTTTCATCGGACTGACGATATTCGTGGCGATACCTCTCCCCGGAACGGGTGTCTGGACCGGTGCTCTGGCGGCTTACCTCCTCGCCATAGAGAAGAGGCAGACGGTTCCGGCTTTAATCCTCGGCGGGCTTGTGAGCATGGCGATAACCCTGCTGCCGGCTCTGGGGCTGTTTGGATAA
- a CDS encoding PEGA domain-containing protein, giving the protein MKKTAILLSMMFLLSLTAGSVSALPKSGYGLLVVDSDSGASVFIVEERINFAAPAWVELPASKEGENYTLIMEINGLRVRIPVLIKEGLTTIVEVKGERIEDSLLTRGASAVEVQFGPPISLPPKLKGSEPALECMVATYGPINGRGLVFELMKNPNGDGYFLLPNGTPVEICGEYYLVEMYGVEDGWASVGHFLNWTTYVPEYREIEIDSYPKDSAVLVFGASYNVLRTPIKLFVPIITNVTQGYGFDMNGRRVDFRLDPIPEYNITLASNVTITEGLAPRISFIVNPSMNKAEIGVNFTALTQAISLKIVYGLPPEYRNLPNGLESTSEVSHGAEENQENEENGTLRNSTLVITTYPENAKVAIDGKTVCAGKCVLNVTPGEHEITGSADGFVAENRRVILAPGERLVLNLTLSPYPKFEVVSVPEGAHLYIDGNSTACITPCNITLTPGTHTLVLKKEGFRDYRTTVRVKGGDSGVISVTLTDLSGRRYTLDPRIKNHEDIPQGNPTNGNSGEFPISGTVVYVLGGIALVTVAVVIARKL; this is encoded by the coding sequence ATGAAAAAGACCGCAATCCTGCTCAGCATGATGTTTCTGCTCTCCCTCACGGCTGGGAGTGTTAGTGCGCTTCCGAAAAGCGGTTACGGCCTATTGGTCGTGGACTCGGATTCCGGCGCGAGTGTTTTCATCGTGGAAGAACGGATAAACTTCGCAGCACCGGCGTGGGTGGAGCTCCCCGCATCGAAAGAGGGTGAGAACTACACCCTTATCATGGAGATAAACGGGTTGAGGGTAAGAATCCCGGTTCTGATCAAAGAGGGGCTGACCACAATAGTGGAGGTGAAAGGTGAGAGAATAGAGGACTCCCTATTGACCAGAGGGGCCAGCGCCGTTGAAGTGCAGTTCGGTCCACCCATCAGCCTTCCCCCAAAACTCAAAGGCTCAGAACCCGCCCTTGAATGTATGGTGGCAACCTACGGCCCGATAAACGGACGCGGACTTGTGTTTGAACTCATGAAAAACCCCAACGGAGATGGCTACTTCCTCCTGCCCAACGGAACTCCCGTTGAAATCTGTGGCGAGTACTACCTCGTGGAGATGTACGGGGTAGAGGATGGATGGGCATCCGTTGGTCATTTTCTCAACTGGACAACCTACGTTCCGGAGTACAGAGAAATTGAAATAGACTCCTACCCCAAGGACTCGGCCGTTCTCGTCTTCGGCGCCAGCTACAACGTGCTGAGGACGCCCATAAAGCTGTTCGTGCCAATAATAACCAACGTTACCCAAGGGTATGGCTTTGATATGAACGGTAGGCGCGTAGACTTCAGGCTCGATCCGATTCCAGAGTACAACATAACACTCGCCTCCAACGTTACCATCACTGAGGGACTCGCTCCCCGTATCAGCTTTATCGTGAATCCCTCTATGAACAAAGCCGAGATTGGCGTTAACTTCACCGCGCTAACTCAGGCGATATCGCTGAAGATTGTCTACGGTCTCCCTCCAGAGTACAGGAACCTTCCCAACGGACTGGAAAGCACATCTGAGGTCAGCCACGGGGCAGAAGAAAATCAGGAGAATGAAGAAAACGGCACCCTCCGGAACTCAACACTCGTTATAACGACGTACCCCGAAAACGCAAAGGTGGCTATAGACGGCAAAACCGTGTGTGCTGGAAAATGCGTTCTGAACGTAACTCCAGGGGAGCACGAAATCACAGGGAGCGCTGACGGCTTTGTTGCGGAGAACAGGAGGGTGATCCTCGCACCGGGAGAGCGATTAGTCCTAAACCTCACGCTTTCACCGTACCCGAAGTTTGAGGTGGTATCCGTTCCAGAGGGGGCCCACCTCTACATCGATGGGAATTCCACCGCTTGCATAACTCCCTGCAACATCACCCTAACACCCGGAACTCACACCCTGGTCCTCAAAAAGGAAGGTTTCAGGGATTACAGGACCACGGTCAGGGTAAAGGGAGGAGATAGTGGGGTTATTTCTGTGACCCTCACAGATTTGAGCGGTAGGAGGTACACGCTTGACCCCCGGATAAAGAACCATGAGGATATCCCCCAAGGGAATCCCACCAACGGGAATTCCGGGGAATTCCCCATCTCGGGCACAGTGGTATACGTACTCGGCGGCATCGCGCTCGTGACTGTTGCGGTGGTTATTGCCCGGAAACTCTGA
- a CDS encoding ABC transporter ATP-binding protein — MIVRAEKLTKRFGSVLALNSVDVEIPEGLTVIVGPNGGGKSTFLKIAAGAYRPTAGRIKVLGEDPWKNEQIKRRIGVSFDPPALPPLRTGLEWLEYISEARGGDGESVQKAAEMFGSGGFIGKKIRDYSAGMRKRVSLAQAFVGDPEVVFLDEPLANLDLKGMRDVMEVIREEHKNGLNLVVIAHIWRPFMEIADYAVLIAAGKVQAAGSPEDVYPLLEKAFPL; from the coding sequence ATGATAGTGAGGGCAGAGAAACTTACAAAGCGCTTCGGGAGTGTCCTCGCCCTGAACTCCGTTGACGTTGAGATTCCGGAGGGATTGACGGTCATAGTTGGCCCCAACGGGGGCGGCAAGTCCACTTTCCTGAAAATCGCCGCCGGAGCGTACAGGCCGACTGCGGGAAGGATAAAGGTCCTTGGAGAAGACCCTTGGAAGAACGAGCAAATAAAGAGGAGAATCGGCGTCTCCTTCGACCCGCCGGCCCTCCCACCGCTGAGGACAGGGCTGGAGTGGTTGGAATACATCTCAGAGGCTAGAGGGGGTGACGGAGAGAGCGTCCAAAAGGCCGCGGAGATGTTTGGGTCCGGGGGGTTCATTGGAAAAAAGATTCGGGACTACTCCGCGGGCATGCGGAAGAGGGTGAGCCTCGCCCAGGCGTTCGTGGGAGACCCGGAGGTGGTGTTCCTCGACGAGCCGCTGGCCAATCTCGACCTAAAAGGCATGAGGGACGTAATGGAGGTTATAAGGGAAGAACACAAGAACGGCCTGAATCTTGTAGTAATCGCCCACATCTGGCGCCCCTTCATGGAAATAGCAGATTACGCTGTTTTAATAGCAGCTGGGAAGGTACAGGCCGCGGGTTCTCCTGAGGACGTCTACCCATTGCTGGAAAAAGCGTTTCCCCTGTGA